Proteins from a single region of Nomascus leucogenys isolate Asia chromosome 2, Asia_NLE_v1, whole genome shotgun sequence:
- the POLR3G gene encoding DNA-directed RNA polymerase III subunit RPC7, giving the protein MAGNKGRGRAAYTFNIEAVGFSKGEKLPDVVLKPPPLFPDTDYKPVPLKTGEGEEYMLALKQELRETMKRMPYFIETPEERQDIERYSKRYMKVYKEEWIPDWRRLPREMMPRNKCKKGPKPKKAKDAGKGTSLTRTADVLKKIEELEKRGDGEKSDEENEEKEGSKEKSKEGDDDDDDDAAEQEEYDEEEQEEENDYINSYFEDGDDFGADSDDNMDEATY; this is encoded by the exons ATGGCTGGGAATAAAGGAAGAGGACGTGCTGCTTATACCTTTAATATTGAGGCTGTTGGATTTAGCAAAGGTGAAAAGTTACCTGATGTAGTGTTGAAACCACCCCCACTATTTCCT GATACAGATTATAAACCAGTGCCACTGAAAACAGGAGAAGGTGAAGAATATATGCTGGCTTTGAAACAGGAGTTGagagaaacaatgaaaagaatgCCTTATTTTATTGAAACACCTGAAGAAAGACAAG atATTGAAAGGTATAGTAAAAGATACATGAAGGTATACAAGGAAGAGTGGATACCAG ATTGGAGAAGACTTCCAAGAGAGATGATGccaagaaataaatgtaaaaaag GCCCAAAACCCAAAAAGGCAAAAGACGCAGGCAAAGGCACATCACTCACTCGTACTGCAGATGTGTTGAAAAAAATTGAG GAATTGGAAAAAAGAGGTGATGGTGAAAaatcagatgaggaaaatgaagagaaagaaggaagcaaagagaaaagtaaagaagGTGATGATGACGATGACGATGATGCTGCAGAACAGGAGGAATATGATGAAGAAGAGCAAGAAGAG GAAAATGACTACATTAATTCATACTTTGAAGATGGAGATGATTTTGGCGCAGACAGtgatgacaacatggatgaagcaaCCTATTAG